One window of the Gammaproteobacteria bacterium genome contains the following:
- a CDS encoding YciI family protein, translated as MLYAIYGEDVPDSLALRAAARPAHLARLNALRDAGRLVLAGPHPVIDSPDPGTAGFSGSLIVAEFGSLAEAQAWADADPYCSAGVYARVTVRPFKQVLP; from the coding sequence CATCTACGGAGAAGATGTGCCGGACAGCCTCGCGCTACGCGCCGCTGCCCGCCCCGCCCACCTCGCGCGGTTGAATGCACTGCGCGATGCCGGACGGCTGGTGCTGGCCGGCCCGCACCCCGTCATCGACAGCCCCGACCCCGGCACAGCAGGCTTCAGTGGCAGCCTGATCGTCGCCGAATTCGGCTCGCTCGCCGAGGCGCAGGCCTGGGCCGACGCCGACCCGTATTGCAGCGCTGGCGTTTATGCCCGTGTCACGGTGCGGCCCTTCAAACAGGTGCTGCCGTAG